A portion of the Thunnus maccoyii chromosome 20, fThuMac1.1, whole genome shotgun sequence genome contains these proteins:
- the prr12a gene encoding proline-rich protein 12 isoform X1: MDRNYPGTGFGDLGAGAGWSYERSAKASLVYGSSRSSHPESELLHRQAYATPHPLQGYATNHHPGSSGQGGAWGAAGRSLGLSGLFDTGLHHASPSAPDASVMNLISALESRGPQPPPSASSLLSQFRTPSWQTAMHTPAPPELFISGALPGSGSFPSSSALSAYQHPASFSSRSFPTASLSLQDTPTFSPTSNGLLSPHDPLLHIKAPSQSSLGFDRLLSSQGAAAAAYRGSQDPTGATSAQASSARHLQSHQFNLLSSQLQDQSSQLYNASVFSSAQPQPQSQSQSNSAQERAVPRQDSVIKHYQRPTPAQSQLSSSAAHSLQHYLSCGGAGYQQIATHHRHAGLSCSPLGDQSPSSDHKATSRTEQYRPIIQPPYSSSSSSSSSSAGKGTKSSSSSGYSSASSASSSRTPHTPPSASSTSSSSSSSSATSGAHPSNSIPTSSSTAAPSRQQPPPQPAPPPPAPQQQQPPPTSTSAPQSLPKSCLSGYGSPVPPVKTPTSALTGQTPPQQQTQSYSPNQPPTSHLAQSYGGFSSPQAQDLSSGTGGKGYGSLGGRSQSYSTDIYGADSAYGSLPSSLGGAGSPSLGYGAPGHSPALLRSSGSSGSGASGGGSSSGTGSGNSGSGGGAGNSMTNERGGGGSGGGSYHIPDSSPSPSGNSGIIRPGLHSPVPTCPTQSPGGAGSNKYISSVLSPTFLASPQGYPDTRGPSSQPQSYHSTSSKTKADTSMLGVGSQRSQEEVDDDDEFLIQHLLQAQASPGPQAAHHHPQQSQQTSQQTQPQPQSVPPTTDAGKGLSYDMGKSSEERYHPQSVIRTHSATSSAGVGNAGSGGSIPGLENQLEMSLKKQQQQHQQQHHHQQQQQQQRNERSVGSSRSSGGRGSAEQVHSHLHHHDNLGSVVHYGRGDPYTQHSLAPQHSSHSQHVSSHSQIPSRTQMELQKKPQERAEIPYARKTPEVQQQHSQSQAAGSLMDSPTDQSRQPPHLLQSVLSHTTRNKLEPHQQHHKMDSHQQHQQQHHKMDSHRQHQPHQQHPKMDSHPQHQQHQKMDTHQHQQHHKIDSHSQHQQHHKMDSHPQQQQHSISQQQAVMDSAGGRLGSSKHQAQSQSQTTQLQLQLQSQALEVAAAHYNHGPPTHPHEQSQVKQSSVVSSLDMLERSLSQTSSTDVAVAEDRRGGGGSGGRSGANNERLRQQQQEQQQRQHPSHHQPQQSHHSQQHSASELHSFLSEPDIGLSTPSHMHHLSQHHPQQQQQQQHPSSQHQQTHSHHPHTQAHPQPQTPHPHHIPPPSASAHSQPQPDPQQPLSSQLTPQQSQLDQQRSEQHQFDTVSPVEKADQNQQSNRFVPLTSICFPDSLLQDEDRSFFPGMEDMFCADDYKSSCAGGGGPGQEEMNESHTGQEGMDSMKAGQSGGGAGGSSGASYDIMGHHGGDQGYEQYCHGLEEPSNNTMTLDLDSLKTHELPSTVNTEQLGLIQSQAPAMGMGSNNAGPNNSGAKLSAGPGGTSAGAGSGGLQSPIFCSSRPKKLLKSSSFHLLKERRDPNTLPKKSYAQEYEFEDDEDKADQPADIRLNSRRLPDLLPDLVSSCRKGGGGSGSLSPLMGDIDFYHSSGYSSMGSHSLLPQEGPKKRGRKPTRPKREGPPRPRGRPRIRPMPEPYTPRGMMGEMGGTTVGGGGGFSVEGRGRGRGRGSRGRGGRREDMYMEMSGKEQEQMHHHHLHQQQSQQLQHQPQQQHEPIPPLKIKLPIGTLSSSDALLRTDSLSGTDPALSDGSVGSAPSLGLSPGPPCSTESNRSQDKNKHKSQMMSEGVDEEGLEERGDEKDSESKAGFVASFLDFLKTGKRPPGLDISPGMEHDNGETSPCKSGGLRPLSPAPPPPPPPPPFGDGEGNGGLALGNCPSPKRVEDELKRNLETLPSFSSDEEDSVGKNQDLQKSISSAISALYDTPQLTSNIQPPLPPPPPQPQPTQAPLTPTLQPPTLSPQPAMHTPHAQPQSNEPDVLQPEDGDMDENKEEENEEERSTGEDGESDMTEEREPQLETLGAPKLEMSLPEIPPAPATPEPPSAPPSPASSSSPSHSPLPPLSLPSPLPQPEEQLESSQPSSPVAPTSPSPSPPPSATLPPPATTPPPPPPPPPPPPPTSPPPPSSTQKEESPMPSPESPASPEEPPPPKITSLHLAQKQEDAAIVGESEEDESESGGEGIFRERDEFVVRVEDIRTLKLALQTGREPPPIWRVQKALLQKFSPEIKDGQRQFCATSNYLGYFGDAKRRYQRIYVKFLENVNKKDYVRVCSRRPWRRATPALRRQSLPRMASPPATQVPQKAVEKEERVSPPIQREQREKTRTTTTKEQREKKEVPAVVPKAKEREKDREPEKEKRVQPSQEKAEKRAAAAERGRAREERKAVERKEKEKAERPPKSKPAKVKAEPPPKKRKKWLKEVPSSSDSDSSDEAASENEMPVKGGVNNRAMREMFRSYVEMLVSTALDPDMIQALEDTDDELYLPPMRKIDSILSEQKRRLLRRVSMSSQHQEVLHAYPQIIVDPLDSGVVRVRLSGDAYNRKTLNRVKKTLPKPQDLKLSGESYRIYSLYHSLHHYKYHTFLQCKKETNTIEQAAEDPGQEEVVQQCMANQSWLDTLFSSFIELLTLSTKA; this comes from the exons ATGGATAGAAATTACCCGGGAACAGGATTTGGCGATTTGGGCGCTGGAGCAGGATGGAGTTACGAGAGATCGGCAAAAGCAAG TCTTGTATATGGGAGTTCCAGATCATCCCACCCTGAGTCTGAGCTCCTTCACCGACAAGCCTACGCCACCCCACACCCTCTGCAGGGTTATGCCACCAATCACCACCCAGGGAGCTCTGGCCAAGGCGGAGCTTGGGGAGCAGCTGGACGGAGTCTGG GTCTGTCGGGGCTCTTCGACACTGGCCTGCACCATGCCAGCCCCTCTGCCCCCGATGCCTCTGTGATGAATCTGATCTCAGCCCTGGAGTCCCGGGGTCCCCAGCCTCCGCCCTCAgcctcctcccttctctcccaGTTCCGCACGCCATCCTGGCAGACAG CGATGCACACGCCTGCTCCTCCAGAACTATTCATCTCTGGAGCCCTTCCTGGTTCTGgctccttcccctcctcctcagcTCTCTCAGCCTATCAGCACCCAGCATCCTTTTCCAGTCGCTCTTTCCCCACTGCCTCCCTTTCCCTCCAGGATACGCCCACGTTTAGCCCCACATCCAATGGCCTGCTCTCCCCACATGACCCCCTACTACACATCAAGGCTCCTTCCCAGTCTAGCCTGGGTTTTGATAGACTCCTGTCCTCGCAgggtgctgctgcagctgcctaTAGGGGCAGCCAAGATCCCACGGGTGCCACATCAGCCCAGGCGTCCTCTGCCAGGCATCTGCAGTCCCACCAGTTCAACCTGCTGTCATCACAGCTCCAGGACCAGTCCTCCCAGCTATACAACGCCTCCGTCTTCTCCTCAGCCCAGCCCCAGCCTCAGTCCCAGTCCCAGTCCAACTCTGCTCAGGAGCGGGCTGTGCCCCGGCAGGACAGCGTCATCAAGCACTATCAGCGGCCCACGCCTGCCCAGTCGCAACTCTCGTCCTCTGCTGCCCACTCCCTCCAGCACTACCTCAGCTGTGGAGGGGCGGGATACCAGCAGATAGCCACCCATCACAGACATGCTGGCCTTTCTTGCAGCCCGCTGGGTGACCAGAGCCCCTCATCTGACCATAAGGCCACCTCTCGCACTGAGCAGTATCGGCCAATTATTCAGCCTCCCtattcttcatcctcctcctcctcttcttcttcagccGGGAAAGGTACCAAAAGCAGCTCCAGCAGCGGCTACTCTTCTGCCAGTTCAGCGTCATCATCAAGAACTCCTCACACACCCCCTTCTGCTTCCTctacctcctcttcttcctcctcttcttctgccaCCTCTGGGGCTCATCCTTCAAACTCAATCCCCACCTCCAGCTCCACCGCAGCCCCTTCCAGGCAGCAGCCACCCCCTCAGCCAGCTCCACCCCCTCCGGcccctcagcagcagcagccccctcccacctccacctcagccCCTCAGTCTCTCCCCAAATCCTGCCTCTCAGGCTATGGTTCTCCTGTGCCCCCAGTGAAAACCCCCACCTCTGCTCTTACTGGCCAGACCCCACCCCAGCAGCAGACCCAGTCATATTCCCCCAATCAACCCCCCACTTCCCACCTGGCTCAGTCCTACGGAGGCTTCAGTTCCCCACAAGCCCAGGACCTGAGCTCAGGTACTGGTGGGAAAGGTTATGGGAGTTTAGGAGGGCGAAGTCAGTCGTACTCCACTGATATATATGGAGCTGATTCTGCGTATGGATCACTTCCATCCTCTCTGGGTGGAGCTGGAAGCCCTTCACTAGGCTACGGAGCCCCAGGTCATTCCCCAGCCCTTTTAAGATCAAGTGGTTCATCAGGTAGTGGAGCATCAGGGGGAGGAAGCAGCAGTGGTACAGGAAGTGGAAACTCTGGGTCAGGAGGAGGAGCGGGAAATAGTATGACCAAtgagagaggtggaggaggtagTGGAGGAGGGTCTTATCATATTCCAGACTCTAGCCCCTCCCCTTCAGGCAACTCAGGCATTATCCGTCCAGGGTTGCACTCGCCAGTGCCCACCTGCCCCACACAGTCTCCAGGAGGTGCTGGTTctaataaatacatttcctcAGTTCTCTCCCCCACCTTCCTAGCCTCCCCACAGGGATATCCCGACACCAGAGGCCCCAGTTCCCAACCTCAGTCCTACCATTCCACCTCCTCCAAAACAAAAGCTGACACTTCCATGCTAGGAGTTGGCTCTCAGAGATCCCAAGAAGAagtagatgatgatgatgagttcTTGATCCAGCACCTGCTGCAAGCCCAAGCAAGTCCTGGTCCTCAGGCTGCCCATCACCATCCTCAACAGTCACAACAGACATCCCAACAAACACAGCCTCAGCCCCAGTCAGTGCCACCAACCACCGATGCAGGCAAAGGGCTGAGCTATGATATGGGAAAGTCCTCTGAGGAAAGGTACCACCCTCAAAGTGTCATACGTACCCACAGTGCCACATCCTCTGCTGGAGTAGGTAATGCAGGGTCTGGAGGGTCCATCCCAGGGCTCGAAAATCAGCTGGAGATGTCACtaaagaaacaacagcaacaacatcaacaacaacaccatcatcaacagcaacaacagcagcaaaggAACGAGAGATCTGTTGGAAGCAGCAGGAGCAGTGGAGGGCGAGGCAGTGCTGAACAAGTGCATTCCCACCTCCATCACCATGACAACTTAGGCTCGGTAGTTCACTATGGGCGGGGTGACCCATACACACAACACTCCCTTGCTCCCCAACACTCGTCACATAGTCAACACGTGTCCTCACACTCACAGATACCGTCCCGCACCCAAATGGAACTCCAAAAGAAGCCACAGGAGCGTGCAGAAATCCCTTACGCTCGGAAAACGCCAGAAGTCCAGCAACAGCATTCCCAGTCTCAAGCTGCTGGCTCCCTCATGGACTCCCCCACTGATCAATCCCGCCAGCCACCACACCTGCTCCAGTCAGTGCTGTCCCACACAACCCGCAACAAACTGGAGCCTCATCAACAGCATCACAAGATGGACTCTCaccaacaacatcaacaacagcacCACAAGATGGACTCTCATCGGCAACACCAACCACATCAGCAACACCCGAAAATGGACTCCCACCCTCAGCATCAACAGCACCAGAAGATGGACACCCATCAGCATCAGCAACACCATAAAATTGATTCTCACTCACAGCATCAACAGCACCATAAAATGGACTCTCATCCCCAACAGCAACAGCACTCCATCAGCCAACAGCAAGCTGTAATGGACAGTGCTGGTGGGAGACTTGGCTCAAGTAAACATCAGGCTCAGTCTCAGTCCCAAACTACCCAGCTCCAGCTCCAACTCCAGTCCCAGGCTTTGGAGGTGGCAGCAGCTCATTACAACCATGGGCCCCCTACACATCCGCACGAGCAAAGCCAGGTTAAACAAAGCTCAGTGGTCTCTTCTTTGGACATGCTGGAGCGCTCTCTTTCTCAGACCTCTAGCACAGACGTAGCTGTTGCAGAGGACAGACGTGGTGGAGGAGGTAGTGGGGGAAGGAGCGGAGCTAACAATGAGCGCCTCagacagcaacagcaggagcagcagcagaggcagcatCCATCCCACCATCAGCCACAGCAAAGCCACCACTCACAGCAACACTCCGCCTCTGAACTCCACTCCTTCCTCTCCGAGCCTGACATCGGTTTGTCCACTCCCTCTCACATGCACCATCTTTCACAGCACCAcccacagcaacagcaacaacaacaacaccccAGCTCTCAGCACCAACAAACCCATTCTCACCACCCTCACACCCAAGCCCACCCTCAGCCACAGACCCCACACCCTCACCATATACCCCCACCTTCTGCCTCAGCCCACTCACAGCCTCAGCCTGACCCTCAGCAGCCACTCTCATCCCAGCTCACCCCTCAGCAGAGCCAGCTGGACCAACAGCGCTCAGAGCAGCACCAGTTTGACACAGTCAGCCCAGTGGAGAAAGCAGACCAGAATCAACAAAGTAACCGCTTTGTGCCCCTAACGTCCATCTGCTTCCCCGACTCCCTCCTTCAGGATGAGGACCGCTCCTTTTTTCCAGGAATGGAAGACATGTTTTGTGCAGATGACTACAAGTCAAGCTGTGCCGGTGGTGGAGGACCAGGGCAGGAGGAGATGAATGAAAGCCACACTGGGCAAGAGGGAATGGATTCCATGAAAGCTGGACAGAGTGGAGGTGGAGCAGGGGGAAGTAGTGGAGCTAGCTATGACATAATGGGTCACCACGGTGGAGATCAGGGTTATGAGCAGTACTGTCATGGCCTGGAAGAACCCAGCAACAACACCATGACTCTGGACCTAGACTCCCTTAAAACCCATGAGCTGCCTTCCACTGTCAACACTGAACAGCTTGGTTTGATTCAGTCCCAGGCCCCAGCTATGGGTATGGGCTCCAATAATGCTGGCCCTAACAATTCTGGAGCTAAACTGTCCGCTGGGCCTGGAGGAACTAGTGCGGGAGCGGGTTCTGGAGGCCTCCAGTCTCCCATTTTCTGCTCATCTCGTCCCAAGAAGCTCCTCAAGTCTAGTTCTTTCCACCTTTTAAAGGAGCGCCGGGACCCCAACACACTGCCTAAGAAAAGTTACGCTCAAGAATACGAGTTTGAAGATGATGAGGATAAAGCCGACCAGCCAGCTGACATTCGGTTGAACAGCCGGAGGCTCCCAGACCTTCTGCCAGACTTGGTATCCAGCTgcagaaagggaggaggaggcagtGGATCTCTCAGCCCTTTGATGGGTGACATTGACTTCTACCACTCCTCAGGCTACTCATCTATGGGTTCACACTCTCTCCTGCCTCAGGAAGGCCCCAAGAAGAGGGGCCGAAAGCCCACTAGGCCTAAGAGAGAAGGTCCCCCTAGGCCTAGAGGCAGGCCTCGCATCCGCCCTATGCCTGAGCCCTACACCCCACGAGGAATGATGGGGGAAATGGGTGGAACAACGgtaggagggggagggggattCAGTGTGGAGGGGCGAGGTAGGGGCAGGGGCCGTGGAAGCCGAGgtagaggagggaggagggaggataTGTACATGGAAATGAGCGGGAAAGAGCAGGAGCAGATGCACCACCATCATCTCCATCAGCAGCAGTCACAGCAGCTTCAACACCAGCCCCAACAGCAACATGAGCCTATTCCACCTTTGAAG atCAAGTTACCGATTGGTACCCTGTCCTCCTCGGATGCCTTGCTGAGGACGGACTCTTTGTCTGGCACAGACCCTGCTTTGTCAGACGGCTCAGTGGGCTCAGCTCCCTCACTTGGTTTAAGCCCCGGACCTCCTTGCAGCACTGAAAGCAACAGGAGTCAGGACAAGAACAAACATAAAAGCCAGATGATGAGTGAAGGAGTGGATGAAGAAGGGCTGGAGGAAAGG GGTGATGAGAAGGACTCTGAGTCCAAGGCCGGCTTCGTTGCTTCATTCTTGGACTTCCTAAAGACCGGGAAGAGACCTCCGGGCTTGGACATCTCACCAGGAATGGAACATGACAATGGTGAAACCTCACCCTGTAAATCCGGGGGACTGCGCCCGCTGTctcctgcacctcctcctccaccaccaccacctccgtTCGGGGACGGTGAAGGGAACGGGGGTCTGGCTCTGGGCAACTGCCCCAGCCCCAAGCGCGTGGAGGACGAGCTGAAGAGGAACCTGGAGACTTTGCCGTCATTCTCCTCCGATGAGGAGGACTCAGTCGGAAAGAACCAGGACCTCCAGAAGAGCATCTCCTCAGCCATTTCTGCTCTGTACGACACTCCTCAGCTAACATCTAACATCCAACCCCCGctacctcctccacctccccagcCTCAGCCAACGCAGGCCCCTCTTACACCCACGCTGCAGCCCCCGACGCTTAGCCCTCAGCCCGCCATGCATACACCCCACGCCCAACCCCAGTCCAACGAACCTGACGTGCTCCAGCCGGAAGACGGAGACATGGATGAgaacaaggaggaggagaacgaggaggagaggagcacaggagaggatggagagagtgatatgacagaggagagagaaccACAGCTGGAAACTCTGGGTGCTCCTAAGCTTGAAA TGTCCCTCCCTGAGATCCCTCCAGCGCCAGCAACCCCCGAGCCTCCCTCTGCCCCTCCCTCTCCtgcctcatcctcctctccctctcattcccccctccctcccctctcgCTCCCCTCACCCCTGCCTCAACCAGAGGAACAACTGGAGAGTTCCCAGCCTTCGAGCCCCGTCGCTCCCACATCCCCGTCTCCGTCACCTCCCCCGTCTGCCACTCTCCCTCCACCCGccaccactcctcctcctcctcctccacctcctccccctccccctccgacctcccctcctcccccgtCTTCAACTCAGAAGGAGGAGTCTCCCATGCCCTCTCCGGAGTCCCCTGCCTCTCCCGAAGAGCCCCCACCTCCCAAGATCACCTCCCTGCACTTGGCTCAGAAACAAGAAGACGCAGCCATCGTCGGAGAGAGCGAGGAGGATGAGAGCGAGAGTGGCGGGGAGGGCATCTTCAGAGAGAGGGATGAGTTTGTGGTGCGGGTGGAAGACATTCGAACTCTCAag CTGGCCCTGCAGACGGGCCGTGAGCCTCCACCCATCTGGAGAGTGCAGAAAGCCCTGCTGCAGAAGTTCAGCCCAGAGATCAAAGATGGGCAGAGACAGTTCTGCGCCACAAGCAAC TATCTTGGCTACTTTGGAGATGCCAAGAGGCGTTACCAGCGAATCTATGTCAAGTTTTTGGAGAATGTCAACAAGAAGGACTATGTCAGGGTCTGCTCTCGAAGACCTTGGCGCAGAGCCACACCTGCTCTCAG ACGCCAGTCCCTCCCCAGGATGGCTTCCCCTCCTGCTACCCAGGTGCCACAGAAAGCGgtggaaaaagaggagagagtgtCTCCACCCATCCAGCGCGAACAGCGGGAGAAAAcgagaacaacaacaacaaaagaacaacGTGAGAAGAAGGAGGTTCCAGCCGTCGTGCCCAAAGccaaggagagggagaaagacaggGAGCCCGAGAAGGAGAAGCGAGTACAGCCGTCACAGGAGAAAGCGGAGAAACGGGCTGCCGCAGCGGAACGAGGAAGGgcgagggaggagaggaaagcggtggagaggaaggagaaggaaaaggCTGAGCGCCCTCCCAAATCTAAGCCGGCCAAAGTGAAGGCAGAGCCACCGcccaagaagaggaagaagtggCTGAAGGAAGTACCCTCATCATCTGACTCAGACTCATCGGATGAAGCAGCTAGTGAGAATGAAA TGCCAGTGAAAGGCGGAGTGAACAACCGTGCCATGAGGGAGATGTTCAGGAGCTACGTGGAGATGCTGGTCAGCACAGCCCTGGACCCCGACATGATCCAAGCCCTGGAGGACACAGACG ATGAGCTGTACCTCCCTCCTATGAGGAAGATTGACAGCATCCTCAGCGAACAGAAGAGGAGGTTGTTGAGGAGAGTTAGCATGAGCTCTCAGCACCAG GAGGTCCTGCATGCGTACCCCCAGATCATTGTAGACCCCCTGGATTCAGGAGTTGTGAGGGTGCGGCTCAGCGGCGACGCTTACAACCGCAAGACCCTCAACAGAGTCAAGAAGACCCTGCCTAAACCACAg GACCTTAAACTGTCAGGCGAGTCATATCGGATCTACAGTCTGTACCACTCCCTGCATCACTATAAGTACCACACCTTCTTACAGTGCAAGAAAGAG ACCAACACCATCGAACAGGCAGCTGAGGACCCGGGCCAAGAGGAAGTGGTGCAGCAGTGCATGGCCAACCAGAGCTGGCTGGACACCCTCTTCAGCTCCTTCATCGAGCTGCTCACACTCAGCACCAAAGCCTGA